The DNA region TTTTGCCATTGTCTGATATTAACTACTTTTATTTCCTTTACTTCCATATCTTTAAAAAAAGGCAGTATTTGCTTAATTATTATGCCCTTCTGTAGCTCATATGTTGTAGGTCTTACTCTAACCTTTTGATCTTCTAAATACATTTCAACTAGTAGATCAAAAGTTAAATTTCCTCCACCTTCTTTTTTTACTATAAAATTTCTTTCATAACTTTCAGCGTCCCTTTTCTTTAAAAATCCTTCTTTTTTCTTTCTTTGTCTTTTACCTTCCCATGTTGTATAGTAAAAAGATACATAGTATTTACCTGTTTTTTTATTTTTATAAACTGGCATCTCTCCTCCTTTTTTATCAAATACCTGTTTTTTCTTCAAAATATCGTTTACTTATTTTTCCTTTAATCACTATTTTCCCCTCCTTTTCTAAATCTGCATTCATTTTTCTAATTAACCTATAAGCTGACATTTCTGACATTTTAATCATTTCAGCTACCTCTTTAGCAGTATAAAATTTGTCTTCTTTAATCTTCATAAAAAAGTCCTCCTTAGATAAAGCAAAATAAAAAAAAATATTTGTTTTCGCAAGTATTTTGCTTTAGTGAAAGCATAGCACTATTTTTTGACATTGTAAAGACTTTTTGAAAAAAATATGTTATAATTGAAAAAAACATTTAGAAAGTGAGAAAATTTTATGAATTTAAAAAAATATGAAGAGTTAGTTTATGAACAAAATTTTGAAACTCCTCAAGAAAATAGAATAGAACTAGGTAATTACATAAAAAAATTGAGAATATCTCAAGATATTTCGTTAACTCAATTAGCGGATCTTGCAAAAATAAATATATCTGATTTACATAAAATAGAGCATGGAACTAA from Cetobacterium somerae ATCC BAA-474 includes:
- a CDS encoding helix-turn-helix transcriptional regulator, translated to MKIKEDKFYTAKEVAEMIKMSEMSAYRLIRKMNADLEKEGKIVIKGKISKRYFEEKTGI